CGACCAGGCGCAGCCCGCGCCCGTGCCCGGACGCCTCGGACGGCGGCTCGCCGACGGGGTCGCGCGGGGCGCGGGCCGGGTGCTGGTCGTCGACCTCCACGACGAACGCGCCGGTCTCCTCCAGGCGCCAGTCGACCACCACCTCGGTGCCCGCGTGCAGGACGGCGTTGGTGACGAGTTCGCTGACGACGGCCATGGCGTCCTCGGCCAGCCGGGCGGCGGACGCGGGCTCGGTCAGGCCCTGGTCGGCCCACTCGGCGAACGCGGCGCGCAGCAGGGCACGGGCGGAGCCGGGCGCGAGGGGGCTGCCGGGCAGGGTGGCGCGCCCCCGGGCGCGCGCGCACGCGCCGGGGTGCGCGGGCGCGTCACAGGCCCGGGAGCCGGTCTCCCGCTGCGTCGGTATCGCAGCCATGTCCATGCGGCCAGGGTGACAGAAAGACCCGGGTCCTAAGCGGTGAGTTACCGAAGTGGACAGCCGCCCGTGAGAACTGTGCTAGGGAGATGCCCGAAGGCGGTCGGAAATCGAGCCTTTCCCTCTGTTTCGGGCGTGCGCCGGTCCCGGAGGGCCGGACGCCCTCCGGGACCGGGCGGCCGGCTCAGGCCTCCCGCGTGCCCGCGTACATCTCGTCGATCAGGCCCTTGTACTCCCGCTCGACCACCGGCCGCTTCAGCTTCAGGCTCGGCGTGATCTCGCCGTGCTCCACGTCCAGGTCGCGCGGCAGCAGCCGGAACTTCTTGATGGTCTGCCAGCGCTGCAGGCCCTCGTTGAGCTCCTTGACGTACCCGTCGACCATCTCGACGGTCTGCGGCGCGGCGACGACCTCGGCGTAGGACCTGCCCTCGAGGCCGTTGTCCTTGGCCCACTGCAGGATGGAGGGCTCGTCGAGCGCGATGAGGGCGGTGCAGTAGTTCCGGTCGGCGCCGTGCACCAGGATGTTGGAGACGTAGGGGCACACCGCCTTGAACTGGCCCTCGACCTCGGCGGGGGCGACGTACTTGCCGCCGGAGGTCTTGATGAGGTCCTTCTTGCGGTCGGTGATGCGCAGGTAGCCGTCGGGCGACAGCTCGCCGATGTCACCGGTGTGGAACCAGCCGTCCGACTCCAGCACCTCGGCGGTCTTCTCCGGCTGCTGGTGGTAGCCGTCCATGATGCCGGGGCCGCGCAGCAGGATCTCGCCGTCGTCGGCGATGCGGACCTCGGTGCCGGGCAGCGGCTTGCCGACCGTGCCGGTCCGGTACGCCTCGCCCGGGTTGACGAAGGAGGCCGCGGAGGACTCGGTGAGGCCGTAGCCCTCCAGGATGTGGATGCCGGCGCCGGCGAAGAAGTAGCCGATCTCGGGCGCGAGCGCGGAGGCGCCGGAGACACAGGCGCGCAGCCGGCCGCCGAAGGCCTCGCGGAGCTTGGCGTAGACGAGGGCGTCGGCCACCTTGTGCTTGGCGGCGAGCCCGAACGGGGCCGTGGCGGTGCCGGTGCGGCGGAAGTTGTCCTGGGTGACCTTGGCGTACTCGCGGGCGACCTCGGCGGCCCACTGGAAGATCCGGTACTTGGCCGCGCCGCCCTCGCGGGCCTTGGCCGCGACGCCGTTGTAGACCTTCTCGAAGATCCGCGGCACGGCCGCCATGTACGTCGGCTGCACCACCGGCAGGTTCTCGATGATCTTGTCGACGCGGCCGTCGACGGCCGTGACGTGGCCGACCTCGATCTGGCCCGAGGTGAGCACCTTGCCGAAGACGTGCGCGAGCGGCAGCCACAGGTACTGCACGTCGTCCACGGTGACCAGGCCGGTCGCCGCGATGGCCTTCGCCATGTACGACCAGTTGTCGTGCGGGAGCCTGACGCCCTTGGGGCGGCCGGTGGTGCCGGAGGTGTAGATGAGGGTCGCGAGCTGGTCCCTGGTGATCGCGCCGACCCGCTCCTTGATCAGCTGCGGGTGCTTCTCCAGGTAGGCGGTGCCGCGCTGCTCCAGTTCGGTGAGCGTGGTCACCCAGTCGTCCGTCTCGACGCCGGCGGAGTCGATGACGACGACCTTGGTCAGGGCGGGCAGCTCGGCGCGCTTCTCCACCGCCTTGGCGGCCTGGGCCGCGTCCTCGGCGATCAGCACCCGGCTCTCGGAGTCGGCGAGGATGAACGCCGACTCGTCGGCGTTGGTCTGCGGGTAGATGGTCGTGGTGGCGCCGCCCGCGCACATGATGCCGAGGTCGGCGAGGATCCACTCGACGCGGGTGGAGGACGCCAGCGCCACCCGCTGCTCCGGCCCGAGGCCCAGTTCGATGAGCCCGGCCGCGATCGCGTACACCCGCTGCGCCGCCTCGCCCCAGCTCAGCGACTTCCAGTCGTCGGGGCCCTGCCCGGTGGACGGCAAGGGGTAGCGGTAGGCCTCGGCGTCCGGTGTGGCCGCCACGCGCTCGAGGAAGAGGGCCGCGACGGACGGCGGACGGTTCTCGATCAAGGTCTGTGTGTCGCTCACGACATCCTCCGGGGCCCGCGACAGTGCGGCTGGCTCGGTGCGGCTGGGGTTGACTCACGGTGGGGTTCGCGCGCTTGTTTAACTCGCGAGTAACTACTGAGCAGGGGATCAGAGTAAGGCGCGACCGCCCGCTGCGTAAGGGGCATCGGCCTGTCACTTTCCACGCAGAGCGACGCTACGCACGCACAGGGGCCCGCCGCACTTTCGTACGACGAGCCCCCGGATGCCCGGAATGCGGACACGACCCGTTGTTACCCCTGGTTACTTCTTGCTCTTGGCCGACCCCGCGCTGTCATCGCTGGAGAGCACCGCGATGAAGGCCTCCTGCGGAACCTCCACGGAACCCACCATCTTCATCCGCTTCTTGCCTTCCTTCTGCTTCTCCAGCAGCTTCCGCTTACGGGAGATGTCACCGCCGTAGCACTTGGCGAGGACGTCCTTGCGGATGGCGCGGATGGTCTCACGGGCGATCACCCGGGAGCCGATGGCGGCCTGGACCGGCACCTCGAAGGCCTGCCGCGGGATGAGTTCCTTCAGCTTGGCCACGAGCCGCACACCGTAGGCGTACGCCTGGTCCTTGTGGGTGATCGCCGAGAAGGCGTCGACCTTGTCGCCGTGCAGCAGGATGTCGACCTTGACCAGGCTCGACGTCTGCTCGCCGGTGGGCTCGTAGTCCAGCGAGGCGTAGCCGCGGGTCTTGGACTTCAGCTGGTCGAAGAAGTCGAACACGATCTCCGCGAGCGGGAGGGTGTAGCGGATCTCGACCCGGTCCTCGGAGAGGTAGTCCATGCCGAGCAGGGTGCCGCGCCGGGTCTGGCACAGCTCCATGATCGAGCCGATGAACTCGGTCGGCGCCAGGATGGTGGCGCGCACGACCGGCTCGTACACCTCGTCGATCTTGCCCTCGGGGAACTCGCTGGGGTTGGTGACCGTGTGCTCGGTCCCGTCCTCCATGACCACGCGGTAGACCACGTTCGGCGCGGTCGCGATCAGGTCGAGGCCGAACTCGCGCTCCAGCCGCTCCCGGATCACGTCCAGGTGCAGCAGGCCGAGGAAGCCGACGCGGAAGCCGAAGCCCAGGGCCGCGGACGTCTCCGGCTCGTAGACCAGCGCGGCGTCGTTGAGCTGGAGCTTGTCGAGGGCCTCGCGCAGCTCCGGGTAGTCGGAGCCGTCCAGCGGGTACAGACCCGAGAAGACCATCGGCTTCGGGTCCTTGTAACCGCCGAGCGCCTCGGTGGCGCCCTTGGCCTGGCTGGTGACGGTGTCACCGACCTTCGACTGGCGGACGTCCTTCACGCCGGTGATGAGGTAGCCCACCTCACCGACCCCGAGCCCGTCGGCCGGCAGCATCTCGGGCGAGGTGACACCGATCTCCAGCAGCTCGTGCGTGGCGCCCGTCGACATCATGCGGATGCGCTCGCGCCTGTTGAGCTGGCCGTCGATGACACGCACGTACGTCACGACACCGCGGTAGGAGTCGTAGACCGAGTCGAAGATCATCGCGCGCGCGGGCGCGTCGGCGACGCCGACCGGCGGCGGGATCTCCTTGACGACCTTGTTCAGCAGCGCGTCGACGCCGAGACCGGTCTTCGCGGAGACCTTGAGCACGTCCTCCGGGTCACAGCCGACCAGGTTCGCCAGCTCCTCGGCGAACTTCTCCGGCTGCGCGGCCGGCAGGTCGATCTTGTTCAGCACGGGGATGATCGTGAGGTCGTTCTCCATCGCCAGGTAGAGGTTGGCGAGGGTCTGCGCCTCGATGCCCTGGGCGGCGTCGACGAGGAGGATGGTCCCCTCGCAGGCGGCCAGCGACCGCGAGACCTCGTAGGTGAAGTCGACGTGCCCCGGGGTGTCGATCATGTTGAGGATGTGGGCCGTGCCCTGGTCGGGGCCCTCGGTCGGGGCCCAGGGCAGACGCACCGCCTGGGACTTGATCGTGATGCCGCGCTCGCGCTCGATGTCCATACGGTCGAGGTACTGAGCACGCATCTGCCGCTGCTCGACCACACCGGTCAGCTGGAGCATCCGGTCGGCGAGCGTGGACTTGCCGTGGTCGATGTGCGCGATGATGCAGAAATTGCGGATCAGAGCCGGGTCGGTACGGCTCGGCTCGGGCACATGGTTAGGGGTCGCGGGCACGCAGGGTCCTGTCTCTTGAGGCGCCTTATGCCTCGGGTCGGATCGATACGTAGTCTCCATGGTCCCACGCGGCGGGACCGGGGACCGTTTTGGGCCGCTCGCAGGGCCACTGGTACTGTAGATGGCTGTGCCTCATGCCCTCTCGGCGCGAGGCACGTCAGAGAAATTTTGGATCACCGGTACGGGACCCGAGCGGCCCCGTTCCTGAACCTGAAAAGGCTCCTTCGTGGCGAACATCAAGTCCCAGATCAAGCGGATCAAGACCAACGAGAAGGCTCGGCAGCGCAACAAGGCCGTCAAGTCCTCCCTGAAGACCGCGATCCGCAAGGCCCGCGAGGCCGCTGCCGCGGGTGACGTCGAGAAGGCCACCGAGCTGCAGCGCGTTGCCGCGCGTGCGCTCGACAAGGCCGTCTCCAAGGGCGTCATCCACAAGAACCAGGCCGCCAACAAGAAGTCGGCGCTTGCTTCCAAGGTCGTCGCGCTCAAGGGCTGAGACCCTTACTGATCTGACCGCCGGAAGGACCCAGAGCGGGCCCTCTCTCATCCGCTCCCGACCGGCACCCCAGGATCCGCGCGCGGCCTGCGTTCGCCACGCGGGCGCGGATCCGGCAGCTTGATCCGAAGGCCCCGGCACCCTCCCTTCCCCAGGGCGGACACCGGGGCCTTCGGCATGCCCGCACCGGGGCTCAGGCCCAGAAGTCGTCGTTCTCGCCGAGGTCCGGTACGCACTCGTCGATGTCGGTGATCTTGTCCCCGACGATCCGCAGGACCAGGCAGCCGTCCTCGTGGTGACGCCTGCCCGCG
Above is a genomic segment from Streptomyces collinus Tu 365 containing:
- a CDS encoding AMP-dependent synthetase/ligase, translating into MSDTQTLIENRPPSVAALFLERVAATPDAEAYRYPLPSTGQGPDDWKSLSWGEAAQRVYAIAAGLIELGLGPEQRVALASSTRVEWILADLGIMCAGGATTTIYPQTNADESAFILADSESRVLIAEDAAQAAKAVEKRAELPALTKVVVIDSAGVETDDWVTTLTELEQRGTAYLEKHPQLIKERVGAITRDQLATLIYTSGTTGRPKGVRLPHDNWSYMAKAIAATGLVTVDDVQYLWLPLAHVFGKVLTSGQIEVGHVTAVDGRVDKIIENLPVVQPTYMAAVPRIFEKVYNGVAAKAREGGAAKYRIFQWAAEVAREYAKVTQDNFRRTGTATAPFGLAAKHKVADALVYAKLREAFGGRLRACVSGASALAPEIGYFFAGAGIHILEGYGLTESSAASFVNPGEAYRTGTVGKPLPGTEVRIADDGEILLRGPGIMDGYHQQPEKTAEVLESDGWFHTGDIGELSPDGYLRITDRKKDLIKTSGGKYVAPAEVEGQFKAVCPYVSNILVHGADRNYCTALIALDEPSILQWAKDNGLEGRSYAEVVAAPQTVEMVDGYVKELNEGLQRWQTIKKFRLLPRDLDVEHGEITPSLKLKRPVVEREYKGLIDEMYAGTREA
- the lepA gene encoding translation elongation factor 4 is translated as MPATPNHVPEPSRTDPALIRNFCIIAHIDHGKSTLADRMLQLTGVVEQRQMRAQYLDRMDIERERGITIKSQAVRLPWAPTEGPDQGTAHILNMIDTPGHVDFTYEVSRSLAACEGTILLVDAAQGIEAQTLANLYLAMENDLTIIPVLNKIDLPAAQPEKFAEELANLVGCDPEDVLKVSAKTGLGVDALLNKVVKEIPPPVGVADAPARAMIFDSVYDSYRGVVTYVRVIDGQLNRRERIRMMSTGATHELLEIGVTSPEMLPADGLGVGEVGYLITGVKDVRQSKVGDTVTSQAKGATEALGGYKDPKPMVFSGLYPLDGSDYPELREALDKLQLNDAALVYEPETSAALGFGFRVGFLGLLHLDVIRERLEREFGLDLIATAPNVVYRVVMEDGTEHTVTNPSEFPEGKIDEVYEPVVRATILAPTEFIGSIMELCQTRRGTLLGMDYLSEDRVEIRYTLPLAEIVFDFFDQLKSKTRGYASLDYEPTGEQTSSLVKVDILLHGDKVDAFSAITHKDQAYAYGVRLVAKLKELIPRQAFEVPVQAAIGSRVIARETIRAIRKDVLAKCYGGDISRKRKLLEKQKEGKKRMKMVGSVEVPQEAFIAVLSSDDSAGSAKSKK
- the rpsT gene encoding 30S ribosomal protein S20: MANIKSQIKRIKTNEKARQRNKAVKSSLKTAIRKAREAAAAGDVEKATELQRVAARALDKAVSKGVIHKNQAANKKSALASKVVALKG